The nucleotide window AGTGGAATGCCGATTAATATTCCGAAACATTTACCGGCGGGTGAGCTGCTTAGAAAAGAGAAGATTTTCGTCATGGAGGAAGACCGTGCGAAAACGCAACAAATCCGACCGTTAAATATTTTAGTGTTTAATTTAATGCCTGAAAAAGAGAAAACCGAACTGCAATTGCTGCGCTTACTCGGTAATACACCATTACAGGTAGATGTGACATTTTTAAACACGGCTACATACGAATCAAAAAATGTCTCCAAATCGCATTTAGATACTTTTTACCGGACGTTTGACCAAGTGAAGCACCGTCGTTTTGATGGGCTCATTATTACAGGAGCGCCAGTCGAGAAAATGGAATTTGAAGATGTAGGCTACTGGAATGAAATTACGCATGTTATGGACTGGGCAAATGATCATGTCACTTCAATCATGTATATATGTTGGGGCGCACAAGCTGCCCTGTATCACCATTTTGGCATCGGAAAATTCGAATTGCCGAAAAAGTGCTCCGGTGTTTATTCCCATG belongs to Solibacillus sp. FSL W7-1436 and includes:
- the metA gene encoding homoserine O-acetyltransferase MetA, with product MPINIPKHLPAGELLRKEKIFVMEEDRAKTQQIRPLNILVFNLMPEKEKTELQLLRLLGNTPLQVDVTFLNTATYESKNVSKSHLDTFYRTFDQVKHRRFDGLIITGAPVEKMEFEDVGYWNEITHVMDWANDHVTSIMYICWGAQAALYHHFGIGKFELPKKCSGVYSHVITDLTVDLVRGFSDEYVAPHSRHTSVSIDEVRAHPDLRLLSYSDDAGVFIVQSKNNKHIMITGHLEYDATTLSDEYFRDKEKDPDNTEIPVNYFPNNDPLQAPKNVWRAHSHLLFYNWLNYYVYQETPYEWHYVDENIEYHI